The following proteins come from a genomic window of Helicobacter canadensis MIT 98-5491:
- a CDS encoding zf-TFIIB domain-containing protein — MQCPVCSGVDLVMSERSGVEIDYCPKCRGVWLDRGELDKIIERSTQNAQSPKYEERRQYEDTRYRESYQKPKKRESFLGELFDF, encoded by the coding sequence ATGCAGTGTCCAGTTTGTAGTGGTGTAGATTTAGTGATGAGTGAGAGAAGTGGTGTTGAGATTGATTATTGTCCAAAATGCCGTGGAGTATGGCTTGATAGGGGTGAATTAGATAAAATTATTGAGCGTTCTACTCAAAATGCACAATCTCCAAAATATGAAGAAAGAAGGCAATATGAGGATACAAGGTATAGAGAAAGTTACCAAAAGCCTAAAAAACGAGAAAGTTTTTTGGGTGAATTATTCGATTTTTAG
- the kdsB gene encoding 3-deoxy-manno-octulosonate cytidylyltransferase translates to MIIIPARLKSTRFPNKILVSVGGIPMVIRVAKIAKEVDEVVIACDDVSVQEVCEQYGFKSILTSKEHESGTDRIAECARILGLGQDEIIINLQGDEPFIEKEVIQKLKSLMESKAQERGEIPFMGSCMRVISKEEAEDPNLVKVVLNKDKEAIYFSRSRIPYDRENILDSHDKWRYFGHLGIYAFSGKSLQEFCDLPKSSLEEIEKLEQLRAIENKKTIVMAEVNSRSFGIDTKEDLKRALEIFSL, encoded by the coding sequence ATGATTATTATTCCTGCTCGATTAAAATCCACTCGCTTCCCCAATAAGATTCTTGTTTCTGTTGGTGGGATTCCTATGGTGATTCGAGTTGCCAAAATAGCAAAAGAAGTGGATGAGGTTGTGATTGCTTGTGATGATGTTAGCGTTCAAGAAGTGTGTGAGCAATATGGCTTCAAGTCTATTCTAACAAGCAAAGAGCATGAGAGTGGCACGGATAGAATCGCAGAATGTGCAAGAATTTTGGGCTTAGGACAAGATGAAATTATCATTAATTTGCAAGGAGATGAGCCCTTTATTGAAAAAGAAGTGATACAAAAGCTAAAAAGTCTTATGGAATCTAAAGCACAAGAAAGAGGAGAAATTCCTTTTATGGGGAGTTGTATGCGAGTGATTTCCAAAGAAGAAGCAGAGGATCCAAATTTAGTTAAAGTTGTGCTAAATAAAGATAAGGAAGCAATTTATTTTTCGCGCTCTAGGATTCCTTATGATAGAGAAAATATTCTTGATTCACACGATAAATGGCGGTATTTTGGGCATTTAGGAATCTATGCCTTTAGCGGAAAAAGTTTGCAAGAATTTTGTGATTTACCCAAGTCTTCCTTAGAAGAAATTGAGAAATTAGAGCAATTAAGAGCTATAGAAAATAAAAAAACGATTGTAATGGCAGAAGTAAATAGTCGATCTTTTGGGATTGATACTAAAGAAGATTTAAAAAGAGCCTTAGAAATTTTTTCCCTTTAA